The following nucleotide sequence is from Acyrthosiphon pisum isolate AL4f chromosome A2, pea_aphid_22Mar2018_4r6ur, whole genome shotgun sequence.
TTGCTAAAATGgataaatttattgtacaaatatcGAAAAGTCGAAAGTGCCTATTTTTCGTTAAATTCGTATAATTGTTTAGTACACATATTTAGTAtgcattaagtttaaaattccccttcaaatatattactgatttatataatattaaaactacaatttttgacaaataaaacaatttatatttgatctgtaagtcaatttttaaattaattattaaggtaatattatattattgagcaaattaaatttattttggtatacattttttgtattattttggtactaatattgttgtacctgcttattagaaaaatactaataaaaatgctGAGAAAAATGTTAGCTTATCTGAAGAAAACCTTCATTTCCCaggaaaaagattaaaaatggtgcctaaatatagtgaataaataatttcatatcattaaatatttcaggatattttgttaaatacttcTACCTTAATTCAAAGTGAAAATTCTGTAACTAGTTACCTATAAATCTAAATGgcagctattatattaattttataaaataaaagaattgttgtattttatgtattcatatattctttaagaaaattatacatattttattgaaggtaATCGATAAGTAATTATTACCCTATTAAATAGtgcatattcataatatataccaattaccaatagatacaatatgacaatatgtgTTTAAGCCTTTAAGGTTAAAATAGTTCTGTTgagtttatgtacctacttgtaatgagaaatatagaataaaataaaacattttaggggggaggggggtagTGGGAGGCTAATCCCCCCAAAAGTCTGTCCAACCTAGAAACTTATTGCAACCCTAACAATTCAGACCAATTTACGCCACTAATGCAGgatcagctataatataataaactagaaGAAATATGGCGTataaattttgtacaaatatatttattaaaaatacgaatCTTTGGTCTGGATGACGTCGGGCAGGACAGCtagtatcatattttattgttattaatttttgagtcaatatttgattaaaacgttgtaattattaagttttagatgaatttaaatattttgaaaatgtctgtgtataaaatataataatataggtacttacgtaagactctacaagtataatatttttgaaatacaacaaaataataagacCCAATATATGATGACTGATTGAGaggaaaaatacaaacataagttataaattcaatatactcaTTGTTCcactctaaatttaaaatataaaaacctaacctaacatgtTAATGAATCAGAATATTCAGTATCTAAATTCTATTAGTGATGACtgtagtaatatactaatatgcaaTGTGTAGtatgtaaatcaataaaaatacaattaatatgaatattaattacctCTTGGAAACACAACAAAGCACATTTGTTGGATCggtcaattaaacatttttgaataggTCCAAATTGACTAAAATGAGATTCTAAATATTCATTAGTGACTGAATCTGCAATACCATTAACCCAAATACTATAGATCAGAATAATTTCTGATGTAATTTCCTTGGAAGCAATACTTGTACTATCCGTCTCAACATGACTTACTGCTGGcctagatattataaaaaaattataattgctgtatcaataagaaatataacatttgaacatgctttaaattcttttttaacATGCTTGAAAAGTTGTcagatgaaaataaatattaattattttaataagattagGATCATATTAACCTTTAACCTTGATGCCCAgcatatatttcagtacctacccCCTTCTTTatccccttaatataatatacagtacatataatattattatgtaactgtaaatattttaatttttgttgtatgttATTGGTTACCATATTGACAAAACGCAACCGACTGAGCATGTCCTGGGGTGATTAGTACCGTGGCTAAAGGTTTCAGAATAACCAGTATTTCACAGCGATAAAAAGCGACGTATAGCTTGTGCACACATCTATCGTATGCTCTGTCGGTAAATGTTAGAATAAAGATAAACACAGTGAAGTATAAcagaaataaatgaaattttgtaatgcattaggatttttttaaatacgtatattattgatgaaaaaataatgtttttatttttattaattacatttttatttttaagcatgcCTAGAGAATTCGCCACTGGAAAACCGTAAAGTGTGAGTTTCAAGATCAGAGGAATCAGAAGTATCTTGGTAAGTAGTGGCAGAAGATTGAGATAGATGGAGAGAAATTACTTGGAGGGCTCGTCTTAAAGACTgtaacctttaaaaaaaaataatggtggacatattatatagcactTGGTAATTCAAGCATTTAGACTCAAGCAAAGCTAAAATAGGTGTATgataaatgtgaaaaattacagatattagggaaattataaaaatctctGATAAGCTTCCATTGAATTTCACTTACCTTTGTCTATTAACGTTAGAAATTGATGTATTTTGAATGTGAACATTATTCAGGGGTGttgataaatatatgttatcatTTGGCCTATGGAAGAATTCAGCAAATTTTTTTTGACACTCAATAGATGCATAATCACTACGCAAATATAAACCATTTATAAGACGATTCTTCATTTTATTAATAGCTGCTTCTGAGTCTACAAActgaaacataaaattaaaagttttttttagaaattctgagaacgttttcaaaattatgactACACTAAACagatgcaaataaataaataatttgatataatacatttatggtaaaataggtgggcaagtgggtgtcgctctgctatacagtaggttacaagtgggttactgtaagaATCGtgtttcatatacaatgatattatatcattgaattcaagtttaataccatccattatacagaaacctactgtacagcagagcgacatccacttactaatttttttttaaagttattgtcTAATATATTCACAACTAAGTGGTTGTTTTTCAAGTAAAATGGTTTTTGCTAACAATTTCTAAGTAATTTGACatcttattaaaattcatatacaaaaattaataaataaataattaaattaaattttacctctttaaaatatattaatgcgcGTTTATTTATACGATCAATCGAATAATTTTCAATGGGGCCAAATTCAGTTACAAAAATCTGCAgaagattattattatcttctaaTTCATTAATACCGGTGATCCAAACACATTTTGATGGATATGTTTTTCCAAAACCCAAACGTATACGACAACCTTCTATATTTACACCATTCATTTTAAGTATGGCAATAATTACATTGTTGCTATCAAAGTATTTAATGAATGCATATATTTTTGGTCTACCACCAACATATTCTactcttttaatattaatgctctgtaatcaaaaataaatatatttaatataaatacaaataaacaatactataaaagtatatataaatgtacatacaataatttgtCCAAATTCtccaaaatatctaaataatgtaTCATCATCAATATTTTCCTTTAAGTTACCAATGTAAAGAGTTCTTGATAAATTGGTGATAAAACCGAATTTGTCAATTTcatttaatctataataaaaatatttttaggttaacacatacattcatatttataaaaaattatttctaaccCATAATTCTCCATTTTGGCTATTGTATCTTTTTCTATGTTGAAGTGAGGTGAACAATCATTAAGCCctgtatctaaaatatatactaatatattatatttcaaatagaccaaaaaattgttcatagttttataaaattacttaccACGAGAATAGTAAACTCAGATCtatttttctttcaatatttGTTGATAACATGCCAGTAACAAGTGATTCTCCTAGTCAAgcttctatatttaaaaaaataaattaaacaaaaacaaattgaagATATTgcataacttattaatattaaataattatagttatcctatctataaataacaatatcttttttgcttaaatttaaattaaaaccatgactgtctaataataacaatgtatgcATGCAGTGatgtttttacaaattaactATAGGGTATACACCAATATatgaatagatataatatatatatgaattaaggTAATGATGGAAATaagtaatgaatattgtgattcTATAAGCAAATAACAATCATTCATCCCTTCAAAAAGAAGATTGCATTGCTCAcggaaaaattattttccaaggCTTTTATGTAATACATTCACAAACTCACaaactttacaaaaaaattattattttacctagtttagtaatttttttaatttgagctGAGTAATTAATgtatctattgattttacaaatttgtgttctttggtattttttaatttttagtgtcTAAATACAcgaatagtagaaaaaatgcttcaattttcaactttgagaATGTTTTCTGATAGCAAATTAAATTTGGTTGATACTTTTAAcagtttaaaactaaaaattcacATTACTTg
It contains:
- the LOC107883647 gene encoding msx2-interacting protein-like, with amino-acid sequence MENYGLNEIDKFGFITNLSRTLYIGNLKENIDDDTLFRYFGEFGQIISINIKRVEYVGGRPKIYAFIKYFDSNNVIIAILKMNGVNIEGCRIRLGFGKTYPSKCVWITGINELEDNNNLLQIFVTEFGPIENYSIDRINKRALIYFKEFVDSEAAINKMKNRLINGLYLRSDYASIECQKKFAEFFHRPNDNIYLSTPLNNVHIQNTSISNVNRQRPAVSHVETDSTSIASKEITSEIILIYSIWVNGIADSVTNEYLESHFSQFGPIQKCLIDRSNKCALLCFQEVINIHINCIFIDLHTTHCILVYYYSHH